CCGTCGCGATGGCCAAGCGGCTCTATGACAGCCTCAAGCCCGGCGGGGTGCTGCTGGTGGTCGATCATGTCGCCGCCGCCGACCCCGGCTTCACCGCGCCCGACAAACTCCACCGCATCGATCCCGCCGCGGCGCGCGCCGAGATCCAGAGCGCGGGGTTCACCTTCGACGGCAGCCTGCCGCTGCTCGCCAATTCGGACGATCCGCACACCGCGATCGTGTTCGATCCGGCGATCCGCGGCAAGACCGACCAGTTCGTCTTCCGCTTCCGCAAGCCGCGCTGAGAGTCAGGCGGGGACGGTCTTCTCGTCGAGTATCTGCCGCACGCGCGCGGCGAGCTGGGCGATGGTGAACGGCTTGGGGAGCAGCGCCACGCCATCGGTGAGCATGCCGTCGCTGACGATGCCGTCGCTCGGATAGCCGCTCATGTAGAGCAGCCGGATTTCGGGGCGAAGCGCCTCGACACGTTCGGCGAGCTGCGAGCCGCTCATCCCGGGCATCAGGACGTCGGTGAGCAACAGATCGACCCGCGGCTGCCCCTCGATCATCGCCAGCGCTGCTTCGCCGCCGGGCGCGTGGAGCACGATATAGCCGAGTTCGCGCAGCGCATCGACGGCCAGCTGCCGCACCTTGTCCTCGTCGTCGACGACAAGGATGATCTCGCTGTCGCGCGCGCCGGGCAGGCGCGTTTCGGGCCCGGTCTGCCAGCTTTCGCTCTCGGCGACCTTGCCCTTGTGCCGCGGCAGATAGAGGTGAACCGCGGTGCCGCGTCCCGCCTCGGATTCGATCGCGACGTGCCCGCCCGATTGCTTGACGAAGCCATAGACCTGGCTGAGCCCCAGTCCGGTGCCCTTGCCCATGGCCTTGGTGGTGAAGAACGGCTCGAACGCGCGATCGCGCACTTCGGCCGGCATGCCGGCGCCGCTGTCCTGCACGGTGATCCGCACGTAATCGCCGGGCATCACGTCCGGGTGGGTCACGGCATAGTCGCGATCGAGCTTCACATTGGCGGTGCTGACGACAAGCTTGCCGCCCTCCACCATCGCATCGCGTGCATTGACGCACAGATTGACCAGCGCGCTTTCCAGCTGGCCAACGTCGGCGAAGATCGGCCACAGCCCGATCGCCGGATCGACCTGAAAATCGACCTTGCCGCCGATCGTCCGCCGCAGGAGCTCCGACAGGCGCCGGATCAGCTGGCTTGCGTCGAGCGCGCTGGGCGCCAACGGCTGGCGGCGCCCGAACGCGAGCAGCTGCGAGGTGAGCTGCGCGGCGCGCTGCGCACCCGACATCGCCGAATCGATATGCTCCTGCGCGCGCTTCACGTCCTGGTCGAGCCGGCGGCGGGCGAGATCGAGCGATCCGATGACGATCGCCAGCATATTGTTGAAGTCGTGCGCGATACCGCCGGTCAGCTGGCCGATCGACTCCATCTTCTGCATCTGGCGCAGCTGTGCCTCGGCCACTTCGCGGCTGGCAGCTTCCTCGTGCAGCCGGGTATTGGCGTTGAGCAGCTGGTCGCGCGCCACCGAGGCATTGCGCGCCGTCGACAGCGCCCGGAACGTCGAGCGGAGCGCGAACGCCATCACCGCCGCCGCGCACACCAGCAGCCAGACCGACAGCAAGGTCGCCTGGCGATCGGCCATATTTCGCTGCCGTTCGAATCGCCGCGCCTCTTCGGCCTTCATTCCGACGACGATCGCACGGCATCGATCGGTAATCGGGCGGTCGAGGACCAGACGGATCGAACGCCGGGCCTCGTCGACCCGGCCCGATCGGGCCATCGCAAATCGCGCATCGGTGTAGGCCAGCCGCGAGCGCCAGCAGCGATCGAGCTGCGCTGCCGCTCGCGACTGCACCGGATCGGCTTGCACTTCGCTAGTCAGCGCTGCGAGCTCGCCATAGAGCCCTTCGCGTGCATCGACGTAGCGCGCGACAAACCGCGGGTCGCCGGCGAGCAGATAGCCGCTCTCTCCCAGCAATGTTTCCTGCGCGCGGGTGATCAGGCTGTTGAGCCGCTCCTGGACCTGGAGTGTCTGCACCACGGACACGTCAGCGCGCTGCTCGGAGCGAAACAGCACGAAGGTGCCCGCGATCGCCGCGAAAATAAGCGCCAGTCCGGAGAGAAGGGCCACACGACCTACATCAAAGCGTTTCCGGGCCATCGGATTGGCTTTGCGCAACCCACAAAGAAGAGCAACCGAATTCGCGCCCATAAAAGACTATTCGTGGAGTTAACGCTAACTAACCGTAAATCCCGGCAAGTTACGTAAACGTAAAGTCTGAGATGTGGCTGCACCTGCAAACAGTTTTGGCCGCCGCCGAAAACTTATTTCGATGCTTCACGCTCGATTCGCTGCGCTTCGGCCTCGATCCGCTTCATTTCCGTCTCGACGCGTGCCTTGACGTCGCTCGCGGCGCGGCGCTCGTCGGATGCCCGCTGCCATGCGAGCAGCACGAAGAGCAGCGCCAGCACCAGCGCGACGCCGCCGCCGATCGTGAGCCAGCGCGATGCGCCAGCGCCCGGATCGTGCCGGGCACTCTGCTTGTCTTGTTGTTCGGGAGCCATGGCACCAGCCTTAGCACGCCAGCCGCCGGCTTCCAGACCGCCGGGCGTGCCGACGGCCAAAAACGCAAACGATCCCCGTGCTTCCGCACGGAGATCGGTTTTGCTCAGACGATGTGAGGCAGGCGCGCGGCGCGCCCGCGGCTCAGTTGAGCCGGCCCAGCCCGGCGATGGTCTGGTCGACCAGCGGCTTGTCGGCCTCGGCATTATGCTTGTCGGCGATGATCGCTGCGGCGGCGCGGGTCGCGGCTTCGGCGGCTTTGGTGCGCACGGCCTGGATCGCGGCGCGCTCGGCGGCGGCGATCTTGTCCTCGGCCATCTTGGCGCGGCGCGCAGTCAGCTCGGCGGCATCGCTCTCGGCCTTGGCGAGGACGGCCTTGGCCTCCTCCTCGGCATGGACGAGCATTGCCTGGGCCTGTGCCTCGGCGCCGGCGATCTTCCTGGCATATTCGTCGCGCAGCGCCTCGGCCTCGGCGCGCAATGCCTTCGCTTCGTCAAGACGGGTGCGGATCGCCGCGATCTGGTTGTCGAGCCCGCGGGTGATCAGGCTGGGCACCTTCTTCCAGATCAGGATCAGGATGAACACCGCCATCGCGATCGAGACCCAGACGGTCGCGTCGAGCACGCCGAACAGCGACGGATCGGGATGCGTCTCGCTCGGGCCGCCATGCTCGATCGTCACGGCGTTGGTGCCGGTGTGCGGCACAGCCATGCCCTCGCCATGCTCGGCGGCGGCAAGATTCTGCGCGACCGGATCGGCCGCGACCGGAGTTGCTGCCTCAGCCATTGAACGCCGCCTTCACTGCCTTCTTGGCCTCTGCAGCCGTTACCTTGGCACCCGAGAAACGAGCGACGATGTCGCGCGCGGCCTCGACTGCCACTGCCTCGATCTCGGCGCTCGCCGCAGTCGTCGCCTCGGCGATCTGCGCCTCGGCTGCCGCGATGCGGGCATCGGTTTCGGCATGCGCGGCGGCGAGCCGCTTTTCCGACGCTGCGGTGCCCTGGGCGCGCGCCTCGGCGATACGCTTCTGGGCGCCTTCGCGCGCGGCGTTTTCCTCAGCCCGCCAATTCTCTTCCGCCTGGTCGGCAGCGGCACGCGCCGCCTCGGCAGCCGCGAGGTCGCCGGCGACCGATGCGTCACGCGCATCGACCGTCGACATCACCTTGGGCAGCATGATCTTGCCCACGACGAAGAAGACGAAGCCGAACGTCACGAGCAGCCAGAAGATCTGGGACGCGTAGGTCTCGGCGAGCTGGGAGATCTGAGGCATTGGATTCCTATCCAGGAGCAGGCCGGGGACGCGCCCCGGCCCGAACCGGAAAAGTTACGCGACGAAGATCAGGATCATCGCGACGACGAACGCGAGCAGACCGAGAAGCTCGGCGGCCGCGAAGCCGATGAACAGGCGGCCCTGCTGGCCGTCAGCGGCGCCCGGGTTGCGCAGCGCGCCCTCGAGGAAGCTGCCGAACACGTTGCCCACACCGATGGCGGCCATGCCGGCGCCGATCGCCGCGAGACCCGCACCGATGAGCTTTGCTGCTTCTGCGTCCATTTCTAAAACTCCTGCGTAGATTCAGTTGATAATTTTACGGAAAACTCAGTGCAGATGCTCGGCGTCGTTGATGTACAGCGACGTGAGCAGCGCAAAGACATAGGCTTGGATGCCGGCGACGAGGATCTCGAGCGCCGAGATGCCGACCATCAGCACGAAGCTGGGGATGCCGACGCCGAGGCCGGGGATGAGACCAGCGTTGCCGGCGTTGATCACGAAGCCTGCGAGCACCTTCAAAAGGATATGCCCGGCGATCATCGCCACGAACAGTCGGAGGCCCAGCGAGAACGGGCGCACCATGAACGAGACGAACTCGATCGCGGGGATCAACCAGATCAGCCACAGCGGCGTGCCGTGCGGAACGAACAGCTTGAAGAAGTGCAGCCCGTGCTTCCAGAAGCCGACGATCAGCACGATCGAGAAGCTCATGATCGCCAGCACGCCGGTGACGGTGAAGTGGCTGGTGAAGGTGAACGGGTGGATGCCCACCAGGCCCAGCGGCAACAGCCCGAGCACGTTGGCGAACAGGATGAACATGAACAGCGAGAACACGTAGGGAAGGTATTTGCGCCCTTCCTTGCCCACGTTCGCCGCCAGCATCGAATCGATGAAGCCGGTGAAGTTCTCGACCAGCATCTGCCAGCGGCCGGGCACCACGGCGCGCTTCATGCCGCCGAGCATGAATGCCCAGAGGACGATGGCCGCGACGCACATCCACAGCGCCGAGTTCGTGAAGGCGATCTGGTGACCGGCTATATTGAAGCCGTCCCAGATCGTCTGCACCTCGAACTGGTGCATCGGGTCGATCTTGCCTGATTCAGCCGCCACGCGCGTTGATCCGTTTCATTAGCCAAAGCGCCCGAAGAGTCACTTCGAGCGCTGGTTCGAAATCCTGATGATGTTCCTGAAAGCACTGCCTATTCCGAGGAACAGGAGCACGAGCAGGAGCCACGGGGAGGTTCCCAGCAGCCAATCGAGCGTACCGCCGATCACTGCTCCTCCAACCATGCTGCCGATCAGTTCGGCCAGCACGCGGTTCCCGAGGCGATAACTGGCATCGCCATTGGTATCCACGGCACCGTTTCTGATCGCCTCTTCCGATTTGGCTCGCTTCAGTCGCTCGTCGAGCGAGTTAAGGCGAACATCCTCGGGCAAGGGGTCCAGTCCGGGCTCGTTCTCGGCCAATTGTCTCTCCTGTCAGCCGTTTCCGGCAGGCCAGACGCATGTGCCGAGCGGCAAGCCCGCCAAAGCAGGGGCGCTTTAGGAAGGGCTCGGGTCCGAGTCAACACCAGCGCCCGAACCCGCGGCATGCGCGAGCGCCACAGTCGCCGCTTCCCAGCCGCGCATCTCCCGCGCTAGGCTAATGCGCCCGCAACGGCGACACTTTCCTGTTTCGAAGTAAGGAATGCGAATGGCCGCCTCGGTCCGGAATCTATCGACAGCCAAGATCCTCGGCACGCTGATCGCGGTGGTTGCCGGGTTTTTCCTCGGCAAGCTCGCCTGGGACGCGTTCGAGAAGCGCCCGGGAAATGTCGAGGCGGAGTTCGAGACCCAGGTGCAGAATGATCCGGCGATGGGGCCGATGTTCCAGGCCTTCCGCAAGCACTTCCCGGCTGATTACGCCGCGCTGAAGGCCGAGATGGCCGCACAATATCGCGCCGGCGCCAGCCCGGCGACGCTCAGCCTGCTCGGGTTCAATCGGATGGCGGCCTTCCGCAAGGCGCATGTCCGCGAGTT
This genomic stretch from Sphingomonas sp. LM7 harbors:
- a CDS encoding ATP-binding protein, which translates into the protein MALLSGLALIFAAIAGTFVLFRSEQRADVSVVQTLQVQERLNSLITRAQETLLGESGYLLAGDPRFVARYVDAREGLYGELAALTSEVQADPVQSRAAAQLDRCWRSRLAYTDARFAMARSGRVDEARRSIRLVLDRPITDRCRAIVVGMKAEEARRFERQRNMADRQATLLSVWLLVCAAAVMAFALRSTFRALSTARNASVARDQLLNANTRLHEEAASREVAEAQLRQMQKMESIGQLTGGIAHDFNNMLAIVIGSLDLARRRLDQDVKRAQEHIDSAMSGAQRAAQLTSQLLAFGRRQPLAPSALDASQLIRRLSELLRRTIGGKVDFQVDPAIGLWPIFADVGQLESALVNLCVNARDAMVEGGKLVVSTANVKLDRDYAVTHPDVMPGDYVRITVQDSGAGMPAEVRDRAFEPFFTTKAMGKGTGLGLSQVYGFVKQSGGHVAIESEAGRGTAVHLYLPRHKGKVAESESWQTGPETRLPGARDSEIILVVDDEDKVRQLAVDALRELGYIVLHAPGGEAALAMIEGQPRVDLLLTDVLMPGMSGSQLAERVEALRPEIRLLYMSGYPSDGIVSDGMLTDGVALLPKPFTIAQLAARVRQILDEKTVPA
- a CDS encoding ATPase; the encoded protein is MPQISQLAETYASQIFWLLVTFGFVFFVVGKIMLPKVMSTVDARDASVAGDLAAAEAARAAADQAEENWRAEENAAREGAQKRIAEARAQGTAASEKRLAAAHAETDARIAAAEAQIAEATTAASAEIEAVAVEAARDIVARFSGAKVTAAEAKKAVKAAFNG
- a CDS encoding F0F1 ATP synthase subunit C, encoding MDAEAAKLIGAGLAAIGAGMAAIGVGNVFGSFLEGALRNPGAADGQQGRLFIGFAAAELLGLLAFVVAMILIFVA
- a CDS encoding F0F1 ATP synthase subunit A; translated protein: MHQFEVQTIWDGFNIAGHQIAFTNSALWMCVAAIVLWAFMLGGMKRAVVPGRWQMLVENFTGFIDSMLAANVGKEGRKYLPYVFSLFMFILFANVLGLLPLGLVGIHPFTFTSHFTVTGVLAIMSFSIVLIVGFWKHGLHFFKLFVPHGTPLWLIWLIPAIEFVSFMVRPFSLGLRLFVAMIAGHILLKVLAGFVINAGNAGLIPGLGVGIPSFVLMVGISALEILVAGIQAYVFALLTSLYINDAEHLH
- a CDS encoding AtpZ/AtpI family protein, with the translated sequence MAENEPGLDPLPEDVRLNSLDERLKRAKSEEAIRNGAVDTNGDASYRLGNRVLAELIGSMVGGAVIGGTLDWLLGTSPWLLLVLLFLGIGSAFRNIIRISNQRSK